The DNA sequence AAATGCGCGGCAAAGGTACGGGCGGGGGTGGGGCGCTCCGTGATGCCGGTCACTGCCGAAGGAACACGCCCGGGGGAGGGATGTTCCGGCCTCAGACCACCTCGCCCATGTTCACGGCCTCCACGGCCTTGACCTGCGGGGCCACGCGCTTGATGGCCTCCTCCACGCCGGCCTTCATGGTCATGGGGCTCATGGCGCAACCGCGGCAGGCGCCGTGCAATCGGACACGCACGATGCCCTCCGAAGTGATCTCCTCCAGGGTGATGTCGCCGCCGTCGGCCTCCAGGAAGGGGCGCAGGTCGCGCAGGGCTTCCTGCACGCGTTGTTCGAGCTGGCTGTGTTCGCGGCGGGGCATGGTTCAGGCGGTGACCGGCTGGCG is a window from the Flavobacteriales bacterium genome containing:
- a CDS encoding NifU family protein; protein product: MPRREHSQLEQRVQEALRDLRPFLEADGGDITLEEITSEGIVRVRLHGACRGCAMSPMTMKAGVEEAIKRVAPQVKAVEAVNMGEVV